One stretch of Fictibacillus sp. b24 DNA includes these proteins:
- a CDS encoding Gfo/Idh/MocA family protein: MNVALLSKWHVHAVDYAREATENEAISIKTVWDENEERGTQWAEELGVSYEADLNKVLDDPNIDGVIVTTATNRHKDVIIAAANHGKHIFTEKVLAFTVKECEEIIEAVEKNNVQLMVNLPRLTESFYLYAQEAVDKGLLGDITYIRCRVAHNGSVPSEENPKGWLPQHFYNKEECGGGALIDLGAHPIYLTNRLGGKVKAVSGKLNEFYNLGVDDNAVVMVEYESGAMGVIETGFLSFGSPQQLELYGTEGTLMVEWQDVRIKSKHLGNDEWLTPDLPNPISSSMEQWVQAIETGKKPAITTDDIVHLTAINEAAAISSSEGRRVQLSELGLKQEI; encoded by the coding sequence ATGAATGTAGCTCTACTCAGTAAGTGGCACGTGCATGCGGTTGATTATGCACGCGAGGCGACGGAAAATGAAGCGATATCTATCAAAACAGTGTGGGACGAGAACGAAGAGCGCGGAACACAGTGGGCGGAAGAGTTAGGTGTTTCTTATGAAGCTGATCTAAATAAAGTGCTCGATGATCCAAACATTGATGGCGTAATCGTGACAACAGCAACGAACCGCCACAAGGACGTAATCATCGCTGCGGCGAACCACGGCAAACATATTTTTACGGAAAAAGTACTCGCCTTCACGGTAAAAGAGTGCGAAGAAATTATAGAAGCGGTGGAAAAAAACAACGTACAGCTTATGGTGAACCTTCCTAGGCTGACAGAAAGCTTTTATCTTTACGCACAAGAAGCTGTGGACAAAGGATTGCTCGGAGACATTACATATATCAGATGCCGTGTGGCGCATAACGGATCGGTGCCATCTGAAGAGAACCCAAAAGGATGGCTTCCACAGCATTTTTATAACAAAGAAGAGTGTGGCGGAGGAGCGTTGATCGACCTTGGCGCGCATCCGATCTACTTAACAAACCGTTTAGGCGGAAAAGTAAAAGCGGTAAGCGGAAAATTGAACGAATTCTATAACCTTGGAGTGGATGACAACGCTGTCGTGATGGTCGAGTACGAATCAGGTGCGATGGGTGTGATTGAGACCGGATTCTTATCATTCGGAAGTCCGCAGCAGCTCGAACTGTACGGAACAGAAGGAACATTGATGGTGGAATGGCAAGATGTACGTATTAAGAGTAAACATCTTGGCAATGATGAGTGGTTGACACCAGATCTGCCGAATCCGATATCATCAAGCATGGAGCAGTGGGTTCAGGCCATTGAAACTGGTAAGAAGCCTGCCATTACAACGGATGATATCGTACATTTGACCGCGATTAATGAAGCAGCGGCAATCTCAAGTTCAGAAGGTCGCAGGGTTCAGCTTTCAGAACTCGGCTTAAAACAAGAAATTTAA
- the ypfJ gene encoding KPN_02809 family neutral zinc metallopeptidase, translating to MKWRGRRGSTNVEDRRGMGGKGLAVGGGLGGLIIVLIVTLLGGNPGDLIGGMGEQEQSAPYEETEKEKEDAEFVSVVLADTEDVWTEIFQDQGLTYKEPKLVLYSGSVQSACGTAGSSVGPFYCPGDQKLYIDLSFYQELQDKFDAPGDFAMAYVIAHEVGHHVQTLLGKTEEINKLRSKLSETEYNKYQVKFELQADYYAGVWAKHAQDMNVLEKGDLEEALNAASGVGDDTLQKKSQGYVVPESFTHGTSEQRQRWFYKGFENGTIKGGDTFKAKEL from the coding sequence ATGAAGTGGCGCGGCAGACGTGGAAGTACGAACGTGGAAGATCGAAGAGGAATGGGCGGAAAAGGTCTTGCTGTTGGAGGCGGCCTTGGCGGTTTGATTATCGTTTTGATTGTAACGCTGTTGGGCGGAAATCCCGGCGATCTGATCGGAGGCATGGGTGAGCAAGAGCAATCAGCTCCTTACGAGGAAACAGAAAAAGAGAAAGAAGATGCAGAGTTTGTTTCTGTTGTTTTAGCCGATACGGAAGACGTATGGACGGAGATTTTTCAGGATCAAGGGTTGACTTACAAAGAACCGAAGCTCGTTTTGTATTCAGGAAGTGTTCAGTCTGCATGCGGAACAGCGGGTTCGTCAGTCGGTCCGTTCTATTGTCCAGGTGATCAGAAGCTGTACATAGATTTGAGTTTTTATCAGGAACTTCAGGACAAGTTCGATGCACCTGGCGATTTTGCCATGGCATATGTGATTGCGCATGAAGTGGGGCACCACGTTCAAACGCTTTTAGGGAAAACAGAAGAGATTAACAAACTCCGCTCCAAGTTAAGTGAGACCGAGTACAACAAGTATCAAGTGAAGTTTGAGCTCCAAGCCGATTATTATGCGGGAGTTTGGGCGAAGCATGCTCAGGATATGAACGTATTGGAAAAAGGCGATCTGGAGGAAGCACTCAACGCCGCGAGTGGAGTTGGTGATGACACCCTTCAGAAAAAATCGCAAGGATATGTCGTGCCAGAGAGCTTCACCCACGGAACATCCGAACAGCGGCAGCGTTGGTTTTACAAAGGATTCGAGAACGGAACGATAAAAGGTGGAGACACATTTAAGGCAAAGGAGCTATAA
- a CDS encoding rhodanese-like domain-containing protein: MKQFSVKEVETKLNEGQALNIIDVREVDEVKERKIPGVTHIPLGLLEFRLHELNKSKEYVMVCRSGGRSGRACQLLDSHGFKVINMAGGMDSYEGKTE, from the coding sequence TTGAAGCAGTTTTCAGTAAAAGAAGTAGAAACAAAGTTAAATGAAGGACAAGCGTTAAATATCATCGACGTACGTGAAGTGGATGAAGTGAAAGAAAGAAAAATTCCTGGTGTTACACATATTCCACTCGGATTATTGGAATTCCGTTTGCACGAGTTAAACAAGTCAAAGGAATATGTTATGGTGTGCCGTTCGGGTGGAAGAAGCGGACGTGCGTGCCAGCTTCTTGATAGCCATGGATTTAAAGTAATCAATATGGCAGGCGGAATGGATTCATATGAAGGAAAGACTGAATAA
- a CDS encoding rhodanese-like domain-containing protein: protein MEYLNYILFALILLFIVQRFMPTKGVKNISTQELKKELKDKKKQFIDVRTQGEFNGYHIPGFKNIPLHQLSKKTDKLSKDKEVIVICQSGMRSQKASKVLLKSGFTKVTNVKGGVSAWN, encoded by the coding sequence ATGGAATACCTTAATTATATTCTTTTTGCTCTTATACTATTGTTTATTGTACAGCGCTTTATGCCGACTAAAGGTGTGAAAAACATCTCGACGCAAGAATTAAAAAAAGAACTAAAAGACAAGAAAAAACAGTTTATTGATGTCCGTACCCAAGGAGAGTTTAACGGTTACCACATTCCTGGATTTAAAAACATTCCGCTTCACCAGCTTTCTAAAAAAACGGATAAGCTATCAAAAGATAAAGAAGTGATTGTGATCTGTCAAAGCGGCATGCGAAGCCAAAAAGCAAGTAAGGTTCTTTTGAAATCAGGATTTACAAAAGTAACGAACGTAAAAGGAGGAGTCAGTGCCTGGAATTAA
- a CDS encoding GNAT family N-acetyltransferase, which produces MEIIELYNVDESIDELSDLLINVVGEGASIGFLPPLTKADADSFWESCVKPDVFLWIAKVDEKIAATLQLHLCTKPNGTHRAEIAKLMTHPSFRQKGMAKQLMLHAEKRAKQEGRSLLILDTREGDPSNFLYQSLGYKEAGRIPSFAQNAEGGIDTTVLYYKMI; this is translated from the coding sequence ATGGAAATCATAGAATTGTACAATGTTGATGAGAGTATAGACGAGCTTTCTGATCTTTTAATAAATGTAGTTGGTGAAGGAGCTTCCATCGGGTTTTTGCCGCCTCTTACAAAAGCGGATGCTGACTCATTTTGGGAAAGCTGTGTTAAACCTGACGTGTTCTTGTGGATTGCAAAAGTTGATGAGAAGATTGCTGCAACCCTCCAGCTTCACTTATGCACAAAACCAAACGGAACACATCGTGCGGAAATTGCTAAGCTTATGACACATCCTTCGTTCAGACAAAAAGGAATGGCAAAACAGCTCATGCTGCATGCGGAAAAAAGAGCGAAACAAGAAGGACGATCGCTGCTGATTTTAGACACAAGAGAAGGGGACCCCTCTAATTTTCTTTATCAGTCCCTTGGCTATAAGGAAGCTGGACGTATCCCGAGTTTTGCACAGAATGCAGAAGGCGGCATAGATACAACGGTCTTGTACTATAAAATGATTTAA
- a CDS encoding biotin transporter BioY produces the protein MKTKNMMICALFAALMAVGANVSPFLTIGGVPVTLQLLFAILAGGILGSRLGAVSMVTYMLIGLVGAPVFAQFKGGPAQLLSPTFGFILSFIAVAYVTGKLVGDKVHASKTSYLTAALLSLFLNYMIGTNLMFAAFKYWAETPDGFSYLVAWGWMAAYLPIDIGVAILSFALIPKLKVALKGTFRVEKAA, from the coding sequence ATGAAAACGAAGAATATGATGATCTGTGCTCTGTTTGCAGCGCTCATGGCGGTTGGGGCAAACGTGTCTCCTTTTCTAACGATCGGGGGAGTTCCAGTAACGTTACAGTTGTTGTTTGCTATATTAGCAGGTGGAATTTTAGGCAGCCGATTAGGTGCAGTCTCAATGGTAACGTATATGTTAATTGGTCTTGTGGGTGCCCCTGTCTTTGCACAGTTTAAAGGAGGACCTGCTCAGCTTTTAAGTCCCACATTTGGTTTTATTCTATCGTTCATTGCCGTCGCCTATGTAACGGGCAAGCTAGTAGGTGACAAAGTGCATGCGTCAAAAACTTCTTACTTAACAGCGGCTTTACTCAGCTTATTTTTAAATTACATGATCGGAACGAACCTAATGTTTGCAGCTTTCAAGTATTGGGCGGAAACACCTGATGGATTTAGTTATCTTGTAGCGTGGGGGTGGATGGCAGCTTATCTTCCGATTGATATTGGAGTGGCGATTTTATCATTTGCTCTAATACCCAAACTGAAAGTAGCGCTTAAAGGAACGTTTCGTGTTGAAAAAGCAGCGTAA